The Vicinamibacterales bacterium DNA window CGCCCGCATCCTGCGCGTGCTGCGCGCGGTGAAGTCGGTCCGCGTGCTGGGCGCGGCGTTCGCCGCCCACCGGGCGCAGAGCGCCTTCCTGGCCGTGGTGCTGCTGACGGTGCTCCTGCTCGTGTTCTCGGCGCTCGCCGTGCTGCAGCTCGAGGCCGGCGGCGCCGGCAACATCCGCACGGCGCAGGATGCGATGTGGTGGGCCGTCACCACGATGACGACAGTGGGCTACGGCGACACGTATCCGACCACGCCCGAGGGGCGCCTCGTGGCGGTCTTCCTGATGATGGCCGGGATCGGCGTCTTCGGTACCTTCTCGGGCCTCGTCGCGTCGTGGTTCCTCACGCCGCGGGCTCAGGAGACCGAGTCGGAACTCGACGACATCCGCGCCGCCCTGCACGACATCCAGCGGCGGCTTCCGCCCCTGCCGTCCGATCCGCCCCAGGGCGGCTGATCCCGCGGCGCCCGCCACGAGACGCAGGTCTTCAGGGCACCGCCAGGGCCACTTCGTTCGACGGCGCGCCGACGCCGCAGGCACTCACGGCCGCCACCCGCACGTAGTAGGTGGACGGGGCGGCGCCGGCGAGAGCCACGGCCAGCGTCGTCGACGGGCCGACGTCCGCGTCGGCGACGTCGCTGCCGCCGGGCGCCGACCCGACCCGCAGCCGGTAGCTGGTCGCCCCGACCGGCGCGAGCCACGAGAACGTGGCGACGCTGCCGGACCGCGAGACCGTGAGGTCCGCGGGGACCACTGCCGTGGTCGAGCACCCCGACGTCACCGGCACCTCGACGGACGCGGAGCTGGCGCCGCAGGCGTTCAGCGCCCGCACGCGCGCATAGTAGGTCCCGGCCGGTGCCACGACCTGGAACGAGGTCGCGGCGCCGAGCGGCAGGCTGACGTCGGTGGCGCCCGTCGATTGGCCCACGTCCAGGACGTACGAGGTCGCTGCCGGAGCGGCCTGCCATGTGAACGCGACCAGCCGTCCGCCGGTCTGGACCGTGAGTCCGGCTGGCGGAGGCGGCGCCGTCGCGCAGGAGGCAGTCGAGGTCACGACCACCGTCACCTCGTTCGACACGCCGCTCGTGCCGGCGGCGTTCACGGCCCTGAGCCGGACGAAGTACGTGCCGGGGGGCGCGGCCACCTGCAGGGCCGCGGCATCGGCCAGGT harbors:
- a CDS encoding ion transporter; this translates as MADRPVVPPPAGSPYQLFILVLCLWALGSLAVGAAVPLAPDTLTVLEYADTFVCAVFLVDFLVNLYRAPSRWGYLATWGWIDLLSSIPTVGVLRVGRAARIARILRVLRAVKSVRVLGAAFAAHRAQSAFLAVVLLTVLLLVFSALAVLQLEAGGAGNIRTAQDAMWWAVTTMTTVGYGDTYPTTPEGRLVAVFLMMAGIGVFGTFSGLVASWFLTPRAQETESELDDIRAALHDIQRRLPPLPSDPPQGG